A portion of the Doryrhamphus excisus isolate RoL2022-K1 chromosome 20, RoL_Dexc_1.0, whole genome shotgun sequence genome contains these proteins:
- the mrps5 gene encoding 28S ribosomal protein S5, mitochondrial: MAAAIRVCCALRIPIGGATPLRTIGATVNGSHLSGGAWAIAVSSLQKNAAPPLFHVTAWQQIRHGSFFNKLTAEELWKGVLAETGAGSRKGRGKRAKRKLRRDLNRGQVIGEGHGGFLWPGLNVPLLKDGTIQSMSRRGDSEQQEVKAELVRQRDEWEKRRKMKVKREGGWTGNSWGGISLGPPDPGPNGETYENFDSRVIELKSVSCMTAREGRRRSISCLVAVGNGKGTAGFALGKAADRNTALRKAKNRAIHYLYYIERYNDHTIYHDIESKFKRSSLRMKKQHEGYGLRCHRAIITMCKLIGIKDMYCKVEGPTNLLNITKAFFSGLANQETHQKLADKKQLHVVEFRQERGPLPVVVASPKTGARADPEPEDEILNTRLNWDDVRASQGFKRSIWAGVKRTVW, from the exons ATGGCGGCGGCCATACGAGTGTGTTGTGCCCTGCGCATCCCTATCGGAG GAGCAACCCCCCTTCGCACCATTGGTGCCACCGTCAATGGATCCCATCTGTCTGGTGGAGCCTGGGCTATTGCAGTTTCTTCCCTGCAAAAAAACGCTGCACCACCTCTTTTCCATGTGACAGCTTGGCAGCAAATTAGACATGGCAGCTTCTTCAACAAGT TGACAGCTGAAGAGCTATGGAAAGGCGTGCTGGCCGAGACCGGAGCCGGAAGCAGGAAGGGTAGAGGGAAGCGAGCCAAACGCAAGCTGAGAAGAGATCTAAACCGAGGCCAGGTCATCGGAGAAG GTCATGGAGGCTTTCTGTGGCCCGGTCTGAATGTGCCACTGTTGAAAGACGGCACCATCCAGAGCATGAGCCGCAGAGGCGACAGTGAGCAGCAGGAAGTCAAAGCTGAACttg TGCGTCAGCGAGACGAATGGGAGAAGAGGAGAAAAATGAAGGTGAAGCGGGAAGGAGGATGGACGGGGAACTCTTGGGGCGGGATCAGTCTGGGGCCCCCCGATCCGGGACCCAATGGAG AAACCTATGAAAACTTTGATTCACGTGTCATTGAG CTGAAGAGTGTGAGCTGCATGACAGCGAGGGAGGGCAGGAGGAGGTCCATCAGCTGTCTGGTCGCTGTGGGGAACGGCAAGGGAACCGCAG GCTTCGCATTGGGGAAGGCGGCAGACAGAAACACAGCTCTGAGGAAG GCAAAAAATCGAGCCATTCACTACTTGTACTATATAGAGAGATACAACGACCACACCA TTTATCACGACATTGAATCCAAGTTCAAAAGGTCGAGCCTTCGCATGAAGAAACAGCACGAAG GCTACGGTCTGCGCTGCCACCGTGCCATCATCACCATGTGTAAGCTGATTGGCATCAAGGACATGTACTGTAAAGTGGAAGGACCAACCAACCTTCTCAACATCACCAAAGCGTTCTTCTCCGGGCTGGCCAATCAG GAAACTCACCAGAAGCTGGCAGACAAGAAGCAGCTCCACGTGGTGGAGTTCCGCCAGGAGCGCGGCCCACTTCCCGTCGTCGTGGCCAGCCCCAAAACGGGCGCACGGGCCGACCCAGAGCCCGAGGATGAAATTCTCAACACCCGTCTGAACTGGGACGACGTCCGAGCCTCGCAGGGGTTCAAACGCTCCATATGGGCGGGTGTGAAACGCACCGTGTGGTAG